One Spartobacteria bacterium genomic region harbors:
- a CDS encoding amino acid ABC transporter ATP-binding protein: MIVVHDLHKYFGSLEVLKGVDVKIKPKEVVCVIGPSGSGKSTFLRCLNLLEVPTRGQIFVNNEEVHLDHPNLCQIRQEVGMVFQSFNLFPHKTALENIMLAPRLIRKLSKDEAEIRARDLLQKVGLEDKAMNYPDSLSGGQQQRVAIARALAMQPMVMLFDEPTSALDPEMVGEVLQVMKSLAREGMTMVVVTHEMGFAREVADRVLFMDEGIIMEEGKPEDLFSNPKEERTRAFLREVLK; this comes from the coding sequence GTGATCGTCGTTCATGATTTACATAAATATTTTGGCTCGCTGGAAGTGCTTAAAGGGGTTGATGTTAAAATCAAACCCAAAGAAGTCGTCTGTGTTATCGGCCCGTCCGGTTCAGGAAAGAGCACGTTTTTGAGGTGCCTGAATTTATTGGAAGTGCCTACGCGCGGACAAATCTTTGTGAATAATGAAGAAGTTCATTTGGATCACCCCAACCTGTGCCAGATTCGCCAGGAAGTGGGCATGGTGTTCCAGAGCTTCAATCTATTCCCTCACAAAACGGCGCTGGAGAACATCATGCTGGCTCCGCGACTGATCCGTAAGCTTTCCAAAGACGAAGCCGAGATTCGCGCCCGAGATTTGCTGCAAAAGGTCGGATTGGAAGATAAAGCCATGAATTACCCCGACTCGCTGTCAGGCGGGCAGCAGCAGCGCGTAGCCATTGCACGTGCACTGGCCATGCAGCCCATGGTTATGCTCTTTGATGAACCGACCTCTGCGCTGGATCCGGAGATGGTGGGTGAAGTGCTGCAAGTGATGAAAAGTCTTGCACGCGAAGGGATGACCATGGTGGTGGTTACCCACGAAATGGGATTTGCCAGGGAAGTAGCCGATCGTGTCCTGTTTATGGATGAGGGCATCATCATGGAAGAAGGCAAACCCGAGGATCTGTTCAGTAATCCCAAGGAAGAGCGCACTCGCGCTTTTCTGCGCGAAGTACTGAAGTAG